In the genome of Tannockella kyphosi, one region contains:
- the sspI gene encoding small acid-soluble spore protein SspI produces MNIRVALLEKLHGSTSAQLKDIIQDGINSKEETILPGLGVLFEEYYVQLNEHQKESLLSTLSSLLA; encoded by the coding sequence ATGAATATTCGAGTTGCATTACTAGAAAAGCTACACGGAAGTACTAGTGCCCAATTAAAAGATATTATTCAAGATGGGATTAATTCGAAAGAAGAAACTATTTTACCAGGGTTAGGTGTTTTATTTGAAGAGTATTATGTTCAACTAAATGAACATCAAAAAGAAAGTCTACTTTCAACACTGTCTTCCCTATTAGCCTAA